CGCACCGCAGACGGCGGCACAGACGGCGATCAGAATAGCCGCGGGAACCGACGGTTCGTTTTCGGAAGCCGTGATACCGTACGAGGCTTCCGAGCGCAGCCGCTCGTTACGGAACCCGGGACGCGGCAGCGCGTACCGCTCGGCAGTCCGGAGTTCCGCAAGCAAAGCGGCTCCCTGAGCGTCGGCAGTCCGATACGCATCCGTTTCCGCAACGGTTTCTCCCGGACGGGCGGTAAACGCGGCGGCAAACAAATCGGGAACCGCCGCCGGCGCGGAACCGGAGGCAGCGGACGTATTCGACGCGGCGGACGGCAAAACGTTCACCGTATAAGACGGCAGCGGCAGCGTCATCCGGTATCCGCCGAACGAAACTACCGTTACCGTGATGTCCGGCAGCGCGTACGTACCGGCAACGAGCGGCGTCCACTCGAAATCGGCAACCGCGTCCCAATCGGGAGAAAACGTCCCGCTGCCGTTCCGTGAACGGGAAAACGGATAGCGCTGCACTTCCGAAAAAAGCGAATCCCGCGGCAGCTTCCATGAAAAATCGGTCAGATTGGCGGCGAACCGCACCGATACGGAAAGCGTTAAAACTTCCGCCGCCCGCATCGAAAGAACGCCGCGCGAATCGGGCGGCAGCAGCTGCCCGTCTGCCGCACGGAATTCCAGGGAAAGTTCGGGTTTTATCAAAGCGGGATCTTCGTACACTTCCACCTCTTCAAACGGAACGGCGTACGTTCGGCCCGAAATGCGAACCGAAAGCGGCGGCAGCCGGATGCGGCCGCTTTTCATAATCGAAAACCAAACGCGCACGGACGTTCCGCGCACTTGTTCGCTAATAAGTTCGTCTTTATGCAGGGAAATGAACGAAACGCCCTCCGGCAGCCGCTGCACCGACGCTTGTACCTGCGACGGCGGCACGCCGGGAATTTCGAGTGAAAAGCCGCATTCGCTTCCGGTAAAAAACCAGCTGCCGTTCGGCGTAACGGAAAGATTGCGGAAATCGGACGGAGTTTGCGCACGGATCGACGGAATCGCCGCGCACAAACAGGCGGCTGCCGTTAATAATCGGATGCGGAATCCGAAACGTCGGTTGATTGCTGATTTTTCCATCGGTTCTGATCATTCTCCCTTATAAGCGAAAATATCGTGTTTTCCAAAGCCGAATCGCGCGGTTGTTCGGAAACCGGCGTCATTTCGACGGCGCCCGAAGACGAGGAAGACTCCTCCTGACGCAAAGACAATTCCAGGTTGATTTTGGCATTCATATTCGTACTGTCGATCAAAAGCGCCTGCCGGAACGCTTGCGCGGCCTGCTCGTACTTTCCCTGTCGATGCGCAATGACTCCCGCGTTGTACGCCGCAGAAAACCGGATAAAGTCGGGCGCACTGTCCGAAAGTTCGGAAAGTCGCGCCAAAGCAGCGTCCAGTTCGCCCTGCATGAGGTACGTAGCGGCGAGCCCGTACAAACCGTACTGTTTCAGCGTTTCGTCGTGCCGAAGCTCCGCCGTTTCCGTTACGTTCATAAATCCGGCGACGGCCTCACGATATTCTTTCCGATACCAGCGGAACGTGCTTTCAAGAATGTCTGCGCCGCTTTGCCAATCGGCCGAACAGCCCGTTGCCGACAGCACCAACAGTACCAGCAGCCCCGTCAGTCCTGCGGAATTGCGCCGTTTCTTCGGCGAATCGGAGGCGGCGGGAATCCGGGATTTTTTTTTCAGCCTAGTAACGTCGAATTCCGCTCCGACATATCCGAGCAAAAAGAACGCGACGGCCAACAGACAGAACAGCGGGAACCGTTCTATAGGCCGGTTTTCATATGAAAAACCGGAAAATTCGGCAGTTCCGGCGTGTTTCCGCACCAGATCCAGCACTTCCAGCGCGGAACCGGGAGCGTCGCTGTCCAGGTAAAACGCACGCGCCGTCTGCATGTCGGGAAAAACGACCGCTGCTCCCCGCGGCGTTTTCGCCGAAGCAACGAGATTCCGCAGCGCTTCCGTACGCAACGCCGTTTTTACCGTCGTTTTTTCGTCGCCGGCGAGAATTTCGCTTTCCGTATCGGAACCGAATCCGACGAACACGACCGGAATACCGAATTTCAGCGCGTCTGCCACCGCACCGCTCATGCGACCGTCGGTTTCTTCCCCGTCGGTAAAAACGACTATCGTCCGCGCGGCGGCGGACAGCGGCGGAAACGAATTGACGGCAGCTTCTATTCCGGAACCGATGCTGCTTCCGGTACTCGTCAGCAGCGCGGGTGAAAGCGACGGCAGCAGGGAACGCACCGCGTTCAAATCGGAAGTAAGCGGCACCGCGACGACGCCGCTGCCTTTTGCAATAACAGCAGAAACTTCAGTGCCTTCCATGCGGTCGAGCAGCGCGGCCGCATAGAGTTTCACCGCGTCCAGCCGCGACACCGGTTTGGAAACCGCCGCGCCTGCCCCGGACGAAACATCCTTCGCCGTCATGCTGCGCGAAACATCGAACACGAACGAAACGGACGAACCGGTTCTGCGGACGGGAATCAATTCGGTGCCCCAGCTCACGCCGGCATACGCCGTTATCAGAAAACACCAGGCGAGCGACCAGCAGACTGTCCGGCACATTACGGCGCGCCGCATACGGGCAAACGAAGGGCTCCGTTTTGAACCGACGGCGCCGGACAGCCGGCCGTAATACAGCCGGCACGCGATAACGGCGGGAATGATCGCGAGCAATCCGTAAAAGGCCCACGGACGGACGCATGAAAAATCCATCATATCAGCTCCTTCAAGTACAAACGGCGTATCAGCCACGCGCACGCGAAACAGATACCCGCCGCCAACAGCAGCCGATCGTAATACGAATCTTCAACGTTTTTCAGATAAAACGACTGTACGGTCTGTTCCCTGCCGGTAACGGCGGAAACGGCCGCCGTCAGCTCTCCCATCGATTCAACGCCGAAATACCGTCCGCCGGCCGTCAGGGCGATTTCCTGAAGCGGGCTTTCGTCGAATCGGGAATCCAAATAGCCCGAATACGTTTTGCCCGTCGCCGGGTCAACGTATTCCAGCGGTACGGAACCGCGCGTGCCGACACCCAAAACGTACAGCGTTATACCGTTTTCAAAAGCAAGCTGAGCGGCGGTTCCCGGATGCACGGAACCGGCGTTATTTTCACCGTCCGTTATGAGCACGATGCTCTTTTTGGGCGCCGCTGAAGAAATCAAATGATACGCAGCGGTGCTGACGCCCATACCGATGGCGGAACCGTCGCCGAGTTCTCCGGCTTGCAATGAATTCAGCCGGGCAAAAAAAGCTTCGCGGTCGAGCGTCGGCGGCACCATCAGCGCCGCTTCGGAAGCCAGCGCGACCAGCCCGAACGCCGTGCCGCCCGCTTCCGGCACGATGACGCGCACCGCCTGCTTTGCGGCTTCAAGCCGCGACATGCCGGCGATATCTTTCGCCGCCATCGACGGGCTGACGTCGAGCACGAACAGGATTTCGGAGCCCTTCGCCGTGTATACTTTTTCCTGCCGCATCACGACCGGGGACGCGAGCGCCGCGACCACGGCGCAGTATCCGGCGATGCATAAAATCCGCGACACCGCGGAGGCGATACGGTTCGGCGCATATTTCCATTCAAACGGTGATGCGTTCCAGTCGCCCAAAACGAGCGGAAATGCGGGACGGTTAAAAATACCGGTTCTGCGCAAAACGAACAGCAGCGGGATTGCCGGTAAAAAAAGGAAAAATACCGGATGTTGAAACGCAAGCATCACACTGCTCCTTTTTCAAACAGCTGCAGGCAGCACCGGACGTCCGCCGCCAGCTGTTCGCGGTCGACGTGTTCCTGCTGTTCGGCCGGCGCGAACCGGATATAATCGCAGCGGCGGAAAACGCCGCACAGCAGCTCCACCGCGTCGAACTGCAGCGCGTCGAGCGTTCCGCCGCTCAGCATATCGAACGCCGCCGGAATTTCCGCCGGAACGGCGGCCGAAAACGGATAATCGAAGCGTTTTTCAAGATACGATCGTAAAATCAGTTCGAGCGACGCGGCGAATTCGGCCGGAGAAACGCCGGAACGTCCGAGTTTTTTCAGTTTTGCAAGCGTACCGCGGTAATTTCTGAAATACCGCCGTCTGAGCGCTTGGTTCCGCCAAAACAGCAGCACCGATTTGAACCGCACGAGCGTCACGATGATACATATCAGCAGCACAAGAACGGCAACCGCCGCCGCGTACACTACGTACGTGGTTCCCGGAACGATAACCGGCGCCGCCGGAGAACGCAGCTGAGTTTCATTTAATTTTGCCGAAAGGGAACTGATCGTCACGCGCCCCGGATCGATTGTAAACCGGAAATCTTCCGTTTCCGCGAACATCGCGCGGACAGCCGGAAACGCCGTCAAATCTATCGGCGGAAACGACAGGCTGCCGGGCTTCCACGGAATGAAAAAAACGGATACGCGGTATCCGCGGTCGAGTTTCTGCAACGACAGCTCCCGCACCGTACAGACATCGGCCAGGCCGGCGAACAGCGCGGAATCCGGAACGAACGAATCGCCGTCCACATCGTCCGGCAGCAGCGACACGGACGTGAGTACCGTACAGCGCAGTTCGGCGGTGTCGCCCACGTACACTTCTTTCGGAATCAAAACGGCCGAATCGGCGGGTACCGCCTCGGCCGCGGAAAGGCCCGCCGCAGTGCACACGCAGAGCGCGCACACGCTGACCGTACACACGAACACTAAAACCCGATTCACGTCAGCGGCCCTCCCGTACGGCGAAAAAGCGGACGAGACTCTGCGCTGGATCTTCGGCGGTCGACATGACCAGCGGGACGGCGCCGCGCCGCACGCACGCAGTCTGCCAGCGCTCCACTCTGGCCCGTCCGTCTTCGCGCCACGCGCGGCGGAACGCCGTAAACGTCGTCGGAAGCTGCACGACGGCGGCGCTTTCCGGATCCTGAAACGGAACGCAGCCCATCTCGGGAATATCCGTGTCGAGCGGATCCGTTATGCGAACGGCGACGACGTCGTGCTTCGCACTCAAAACGGCGAGCGGTTTTTCATAGCCGGCCACCCTGAAATCGGACACCACCAGTACGAGCGAACGTTTTTTCAGAAGCCGCGCGGCACCTTTAAGCGCTTTATCCAACGCGGAACCGGCCGCCGCGTCGGACGGCCCAGAGGCCAGCGCATCGTCAAAAGCGGACAAAACGAGCATAACCTGATCGCGGCCTGATTTCGGTTCGCACGAAAATCTGATATCGCCGTCGAACAGGACGGCGCCCACCGGGCTTCCGGTCTGCTCCGCCGCGAACGCCGCGAGCGCGCACGCTTCGCAGGCAGTCCGAATCCGGCTCGAATCGCCGGAACCGGTCAGCATGGAAGCCGACGCGTCGACGATCAGAAACAATACGAGTTCACGCTCTTCTTCAAACAATTTGACGAACGGCTTTCCCATCCGGGCGGTAACGTTCCAGTCGATCGCACGCACGTCGTCGCCGCGCAGATATTCGCGCACGCCGCTGAATTCGACACCTTGTCCGCGGTACACGGACCGGAACGAACCGGATTTCATGCTGTCCGCGAACGTCTTTGAAGCAAGCCGCAGTTTTCCGGCGCGGCGGATAAGCGAGCGGCTGTCGAAAACGGAATCGTCCATATTACGGAACCGGCATCAGGGCAAGAATTTTAGCGATCAGGTCGTCGGCGTACACGCCGTCCGCCGCCGCTTCGTACGAAAGCACCAGCCGGTGCCGCAGCACTGCCGGAGCGGCCGCTTTGACATCTTCAGGCAGCACGAACGACCGGCCGGCAAAAAGTGCCGCGGCTTTGGCGCAGCGGCACAGCGCGATGCTCGCGCGCGGAGACGCACCGAACGAAATGTACCGGTGAATGTCGTCTTGAGCACGGGCGGCTCCCGCAGCAATGTTCCGCGCGCCGCCGAGTTTGAGCGCGGCGGACGGCGCGTTTTTCACCGGCGCCGGACGCGTAACCGACACGATCGAAACGATATATTCTATTATTTTATCATCGCATGAAACCGCTTCAAGCAGTTTACGGCAATTTCCGAGTTTTTCCGCGGAAAAAACTTTTTTGACCGGTACGGTTTCCGGATTCCCGCCGCCGCGCACGATGTTCACTTCTTCCGCCGCAGAAGGATAGGAAACCTGCAATTTTAACAGGAAACGGTCGAGTTCCGCTTCGGGCAAACTGTACGTTCCTTCCTGCTCGATGGGATTCTGCGTGGCAAGCACGAAAAACGGATCGGGCAGTTTATACGTCCGTTCGCCGATCGTAACCTGTTTTTCGGCCATCGCTTCAAGCAGCGCCGACTGAACCTTCGCCGGCGCACGGTTTATTTCATCGGCAAGCACCAGATTTGAAAACACCGGTCCCTTGCGCACCGAAAACGTTCCGCTGCCCTGTTCGTAAATCAGCGTTCCGGCAACGTCCGCCGGAAGCAGATCGGGGGTAAACTGGATCCGCTTGAAATCGAGTCCCGAAAGATCCGAAAACGTCTTCACCGCCAGAGTCTTGGCTAGACCGGGAACACCCTCAAGCAAAACGTGTCCGCCGGCGACCAACGCAGTCAAAATACCGTCTATAACCGCCTGCTGCCCGACGACCCGTTTTGCCGCTTCATCACGGCAATCCTGCAGCAGCTGTCTGCACTGCTCGAAATCGGCCGCATCTATTTCCTTCATCAACGCCATATACCCGTATCCTCATATTCTAAAATATGTATGAATTTGCAGAAATTTTCATCAAAATGTATGTTTATACAGATTGACACAAAATAACGCTTTCACAATAATATACTCTATCATGTTACACTTTTTAGCACAAGAATTAAACGATATTCTTACCTCGACCGCGCCCGGCGCGCTGCTTTCCGACTTCGGTCAGCGTATGTATTTTCCCAAGGGAATTATTGCACAAAGCGCGGAGGCGAAACAGTTCGGTAAAAAAGCGAACGGAACCATAGGCATGACGGTAAAAGACGGCAAACCGGTCATTCTTCCCTGCATTCACAAACAGGTTCCCGATTTGTCTTCAGCCGAATTGGTCGCGTACGCACCCACTGCGGGAAACCCGGAACTTCGCCAATTGTGGAAAGAAAAAATCATACGGAAAAATCCGGCGCTCACGGGAAAAAATTTCTCGCTGCCGGTAGTGGTTCCCGGACTGACTGCGGGAATTTCCTATTTGTGCGATCTGTTCCTCTCCGAAGGGGACGTTCTGCTGTCGGGCGATCCGTCGTGGGACAATTACGTGCTGATAGCCGAATCGCGCCGTAAAGCCCGGTTCGTACAGTTCAACATGTTTACCGAGGCCGGTCTGGACGGCAGATTCAATTGCGCCGAATTCAAAAAAGCGGTCGAAACGAACGCCGCGTCGGGAAAGTTACGCATACTGCTTAATTTTCCGCAGAATCCGTCCGGATATTCGCCGACGAAATCGGAAGCCGACGAAATCTGTTCTATTATTAAAGAAACTGCGGAAAAAGGCTGCACCGTCATGGTGTGGTGCGACGATGCGTATTTCGGGCTGAATTACGAATCGGACATCGAAGCGCAGTCCCTGTTCGCCCGCCTTGCCGATATGCATGAAAACGTGTTCGCGGCAAAAATAGACGGCCCCACCAAAGAAGATTTCGTCTGGGGTTTCCGCTGCGGATTTTTGACGTTCGCGGGCAAAGGTTTGACGGACGCGCACTACGACGCACTGGTAAAAAAACTGATGGGAGACATCCGTTCTTCGGTGTCGTGCTGTTCGACGCCGCCGCAGTCGATCATGCTGCGCGCGTTCAAGGAAGCTTCGCTTGAAGCTGAAAAAAAAGAATTCCGCGACATGCTTGAAAGACGGTACCGCAAAGTCCGCACGTTCCTTGAAGGCAAAAGAACCCATCCGGTGCTGCAGCCCATGCCGTTCAACTCCGGCTACTTTATGAGTCTGCGCTGCAACGGAATTGACGCGGAACAGCTGCGGCAGAAACTGCTGCATGAAAAAGGAATCGGCGGCATCGCTATCGACGATAAAACCTTCCGCATCGCGTTCTCCAGTATCGACGAACGGCTTATTGACGAGGTTTACGAGGCTGTGTACACTACAGCAGATGAATTGGCTCACTCCTGATTTTACACGTACCAAAAGAAGCGCCCGGCAGCGTGCTGCCGCGGCGTTCACACTCGCTTTTGCCGCCGCTTTCGGCTGCGTTTCCTGCACTGTGGGAAAGGCGGATCCCGTTATCGTGTGGACGAACCG
This sequence is a window from Treponema brennaborense DSM 12168. Protein-coding genes within it:
- a CDS encoding VWA domain-containing protein, producing MMDFSCVRPWAFYGLLAIIPAVIACRLYYGRLSGAVGSKRSPSFARMRRAVMCRTVCWSLAWCFLITAYAGVSWGTELIPVRRTGSSVSFVFDVSRSMTAKDVSSGAGAAVSKPVSRLDAVKLYAAALLDRMEGTEVSAVIAKGSGVVAVPLTSDLNAVRSLLPSLSPALLTSTGSSIGSGIEAAVNSFPPLSAAARTIVVFTDGEETDGRMSGAVADALKFGIPVVFVGFGSDTESEILAGDEKTTVKTALRTEALRNLVASAKTPRGAAVVFPDMQTARAFYLDSDAPGSALEVLDLVRKHAGTAEFSGFSYENRPIERFPLFCLLAVAFFLLGYVGAEFDVTRLKKKSRIPAASDSPKKRRNSAGLTGLLVLLVLSATGCSADWQSGADILESTFRWYRKEYREAVAGFMNVTETAELRHDETLKQYGLYGLAATYLMQGELDAALARLSELSDSAPDFIRFSAAYNAGVIAHRQGKYEQAAQAFRQALLIDSTNMNAKINLELSLRQEESSSSSGAVEMTPVSEQPRDSALENTIFSLIRENDQNRWKNQQSTDVSDSASDY
- a CDS encoding VWA domain-containing protein, which produces MLAFQHPVFFLFLPAIPLLFVLRRTGIFNRPAFPLVLGDWNASPFEWKYAPNRIASAVSRILCIAGYCAVVAALASPVVMRQEKVYTAKGSEILFVLDVSPSMAAKDIAGMSRLEAAKQAVRVIVPEAGGTAFGLVALASEAALMVPPTLDREAFFARLNSLQAGELGDGSAIGMGVSTAAYHLISSAAPKKSIVLITDGENNAGSVHPGTAAQLAFENGITLYVLGVGTRGSVPLEYVDPATGKTYSGYLDSRFDESPLQEIALTAGGRYFGVESMGELTAAVSAVTGREQTVQSFYLKNVEDSYYDRLLLAAGICFACAWLIRRLYLKELI
- a CDS encoding DUF58 domain-containing protein encodes the protein MDDSVFDSRSLIRRAGKLRLASKTFADSMKSGSFRSVYRGQGVEFSGVREYLRGDDVRAIDWNVTARMGKPFVKLFEEERELVLFLIVDASASMLTGSGDSSRIRTACEACALAAFAAEQTGSPVGAVLFDGDIRFSCEPKSGRDQVMLVLSAFDDALASGPSDAAAGSALDKALKGAARLLKKRSLVLVVSDFRVAGYEKPLAVLSAKHDVVAVRITDPLDTDIPEMGCVPFQDPESAAVVQLPTTFTAFRRAWREDGRARVERWQTACVRRGAVPLVMSTAEDPAQSLVRFFAVREGR
- a CDS encoding AAA family ATPase; the encoded protein is MALMKEIDAADFEQCRQLLQDCRDEAAKRVVGQQAVIDGILTALVAGGHVLLEGVPGLAKTLAVKTFSDLSGLDFKRIQFTPDLLPADVAGTLIYEQGSGTFSVRKGPVFSNLVLADEINRAPAKVQSALLEAMAEKQVTIGERTYKLPDPFFVLATQNPIEQEGTYSLPEAELDRFLLKLQVSYPSAAEEVNIVRGGGNPETVPVKKVFSAEKLGNCRKLLEAVSCDDKIIEYIVSIVSVTRPAPVKNAPSAALKLGGARNIAAGAARAQDDIHRYISFGASPRASIALCRCAKAAALFAGRSFVLPEDVKAAAPAVLRHRLVLSYEAAADGVYADDLIAKILALMPVP
- a CDS encoding aminotransferase class I/II-fold pyridoxal phosphate-dependent enzyme → MLHFLAQELNDILTSTAPGALLSDFGQRMYFPKGIIAQSAEAKQFGKKANGTIGMTVKDGKPVILPCIHKQVPDLSSAELVAYAPTAGNPELRQLWKEKIIRKNPALTGKNFSLPVVVPGLTAGISYLCDLFLSEGDVLLSGDPSWDNYVLIAESRRKARFVQFNMFTEAGLDGRFNCAEFKKAVETNAASGKLRILLNFPQNPSGYSPTKSEADEICSIIKETAEKGCTVMVWCDDAYFGLNYESDIEAQSLFARLADMHENVFAAKIDGPTKEDFVWGFRCGFLTFAGKGLTDAHYDALVKKLMGDIRSSVSCCSTPPQSIMLRAFKEASLEAEKKEFRDMLERRYRKVRTFLEGKRTHPVLQPMPFNSGYFMSLRCNGIDAEQLRQKLLHEKGIGGIAIDDKTFRIAFSSIDERLIDEVYEAVYTTADELAHS